The genomic region AGTATAATGGTCCAGCCGTGCTTGTGCCCTTGAGGCATAGTTAGTGAGGTTATATGTCCTATATTGTTAGTTTGAGGACAAGAAGGCTTGTCGCAAACCCGACTGGTAAAAAAAGAATAGTCTGACCCCAGCATGTGAATTCAGATAACTGCCATTCATCTTGCCCACCTAATGTATAACCTTGACGTTTACTCAGGTAGATGTGCTGGGAGCAGGTGTGTGCCCCCCCACTGCATGAAAAGCACGTGCCAATGACACTGGATGATGTATTAATATCCCAGGTCACAACCTATTATAATTAAGTTCATGAATTATTCTTCAAAGCTTTTTCCTCGTTTAATTAATTGGCGAAAACGTGTCGTGAAGACACCTGAAAATGTTACCAAGACTGAACAGAGGACACAACTTGAACtactctcctcttcctctcacaCAGTAATTGAAATCTCACTTCAGAGATAAGCCACGGTTTGCGCACAGAATATGCTCCTTGCAAGATAGGGCTTTACACTTTCATTACCATGTCAATTCAAATGTAATCTCACATCGTCTCATTTCATTTCACCGGTGCAAAACATTACCACGGCTGCACAATTGGATACATTTTTGCCATAATTATAAAAACAGTCGAGACAACATGCTGTGTAGCACACTTactaagaagagagagaagaaccCCGGTTTAAATCTGTCTGGCATGCGTGATTTGACCTTCATCGGAAAATGTCACAGTCTAGATACTTATCAGATCGAAAACTGAGATGGGTTTTATTGTGACATTGAGAGAAACAGACTGATTTAAATGAACATAAGCTCTCGGGTCTTGTACTATACGCTGATTTCACTGTACCTCATTGGGAGTAGTTGCTCCGTTGTTCACAGATGCGCTCCGGCTTTGCGCGTTCCACGAGTTTTCAGCGCTCTTCGCTTCGTTGTTCCTCGGCGTGCTGCCGGGGCTGCACGGCTTCAGAAACATAAAGTCACTTTTGGCAGATTCGGGAGTTAGGCAGACTTTATAACAATATGACTGAGAGAGACTGCTGTTTCCATTCACCTCCATACAGTTCGTGGGCACTTTGGCCGTGGATGAAATCTGCAGGTTGAGGTTGGATTTTTTGAACACCTCTGGAGGCGGATCGGGCTGAAACCCCCCGCAGCAACAGCAGGCCAACGGGGGGAGGTTGTACCCGCTAATGGTCTCCCTGTCCTTGTAGCACTTGATCACAGCCAGCACGATAATAGCCACAAGGAATATTAAAGATATTGTGCTCAGTGACACGATCAAGTAGAGAGCGAGGTTTGAGGGGGGCTGTGGGCTGAGTGTGAGGTCTCCGAAATCTGACAGCGACTCAGGCACGCTGTCCACCACTGTGAGGAGAATGGAGACCGTGGCAGAGAGCGGCGGCTGCCCATTGTCCTTGACTAATATTACCAGTCTTTGCCTTGTTGCGTCTTTTTCCACTAGCCGGCGAATAGTCCTGATTTCGCCCGTGTACAGAGCCACACTGAACAGCCCTGGGTCTGTAGCTTGCAACACCTGATAGGACAGCCGCGAGTTTTGCCCGGCGTCCGCGTCTAACGCTGTTATTTTGGTAACCAGATAGCCAGCATCTACTGACCGCGGAACCACCTCTGTTGCCACTGTGCCGTTTTTTGGCAGCGGGGATACAATAACAGGTGCATTGTCGTTCTGGTCCAAGACAAAGACGTTGACTGTGATATTACTGGCGAGAGGGGGGAAACCAGCGTCCTGCGCCTGTACCAGAATCTGAAAGTTTCTAAGTTGCTCATAATCAAAAGAGCGCAGTGCGTAGATATTGCCGTTGTCAGAGTTGATTGAGACATAAGTGGACACGGGCATGCCCTGAATCTGACCCTCGAGAATAGAATAAGAAAGATAGGCGTTCTGATTAGAATCGGGGTCAAATGCAGTTACAGAGCAAATGGAAGCGCCCGGGGCATTATTTTCGGTCACATAAACTGTATATGAAGGTTGAGAGAATCGCGGGGGGTTGTCATTAATGTCAGATACTTGAACGAGGATAGTTTTCCTGGTGGAGAGCGAAGGAGAGCCCAAATCTCGGGCTGTGAGGGTGATGTTGTACTCTGACACCGTTTCCCTGTCCAGAAACTCACTTGTCACCAGAGTATAATAGTTTTTAAAAGATGAATGGAGCTGAAAGGGAACGTTGCTCGGAATCTGGCAGTCAACGTTTCCGTTCTCTCCCGAGTCCCGATCCATTACACTGATAACAGCTATCACCGTGCCCGGTGGCGCGTCTTCCTGGACAGGAGTAGACACTGATGTGAGGATGACTTCGGGCGCGTTGTCATTCACATCTAGGATGTCTACCAGCACTTTGCTGTGTACTGCCACAGCCAAGGGTCCCCTGTCTTTTGCCTGCACATACAGCTCATATACGCTGGATTTCTCATAGTCCACAATGCCCTTCACTCGGATTTCACCAGTGTATGGATCCACGCTGAACAGTTCGCGCACCTTGAGGGGTGCGTGCCCGCTAAACGCGTAGGTCACCTCCCCATTCGAGCCCTCATCCAGGTCTGTGGCGTTCAGCTTCAGCACCAGCGTCCCCCTCGGTGcgttctccaccagacttgccCGGTACACTGATCGATCAAATACGGGCACGTTATCGTTTGCGTCCAACACTGTAACAGTTATCAGTGCTGTCCCAGAGCGTTCCGGTGACCCCCCATCAAAGGCAGTCAAAACCATTTCGTGCTTTTTCTGCTGTTCCCGGTCCAGTGGGGTGTCCAGCACGAGCTCCGCAAACTTGCTTCCATCATTGCGCGTCTGGATATTCAGTACAAAGTGCTCGTTTGCGCTTAGCTGGTAGGAGCGCAGAGAGTTGGTGCCCACGTCCTGATCCTGTGCGCTCTCTAAAGGGAAACAAGAGCCTGGCGCCGCCGATTCTGTGATGTCAAGATTAAACTCGCTCCATGGGAAACTAGGGGAGTTGTCATTCACATCTAAAATCTCTACTTCCACTCTGTACAGTTCTAATGGATTTTCAATTACCACTTGTAAGTGTAAAAAACAGCTCGGGCTTCGTTCACACAGATCCTCTCTGTCTATCTTTTCGTTGACGAAGAGAATACCATTCTCCAAGTTCACTTCTAAATATTGCCTCTTTGCGCCGGAGACTATACGAAACCGGCGGGCTGACAGCTTTGCCACATCCAAGCCCAGGTCTTCGGCGATGTTTCCCACAAAAGCTCCATGCTCCAGCTCTTCTGGAATGGAGTACCGAATTTGTGCAAGAACCAAGTCcactacacacgcacacaaaagtAGACATACAACCAGCCCAGTAACTGGTACCCAACTGCCTTTGGGGAGTCTGTGATCCATTTCAGCTGCGTGCGTAAAATCACCTCACCCAGACATCTGTCGCCTCATAAAGCCATTCAACTGTAGCTAAAAAGTACATACAAACGCACAGACTgtcccaaatttaaaaaaatatatatttggatCTATGTTTCTAACATCTATGTGTACAGATAAGTTTACTAGATAGTTAAGCTGAGGGGACGGGAGAGGTGAGAATCGTGAAagaacctctctctctctctctctatatatctgTGTTGTGCTCCACGCGCAACACCGGTGGTGTGTGAACGGGGGAGGCTCGCGCTTTGATTTTCCAGTGTATTAGACACTCGGAGGAGCTGGTGGgtaggcgtgtgtgtgtgtgtgtgtgtgtgtgtgtgtgtgtatttgtgtgtgtgtgtgtgagagagagagagagagagagagagagagaaagaaagagagagagagagagagagggagagagggggtgggTGGACGTAGCTTCTCGCAGCTTCTTATTGGAGGACGCTGACGCGAAGTGCGACTCTAATTACTGAAGACATTTAACCCTTTCACATCCTCCTCGTCTCTGTTCCTCTGACCCATTAAAGAGACGACAAGGCGTAAATTTGACACCAGACTCCAGAGCCAGATTTGGATTAGGGGACAAATTGTGTTGTGGGTGTCGTTTTCTAGGTTGAATTTAACAGATGAGGATGGATGAGGATTTGTCATGGTGACCACATTGCCCTACAGGCCCAGGATGGCAGCGGTAGCAAACATTATTTTACCTTGATTTGTTGTAACCCACATTATAGCTACTAGCCTACGTGCACTCAGTTGCTGTGCcttgcaacacattctcaccccCAACTCGTCAACATACAAGTAGCCACTGCCAGTAGGCTCCTGGGATTATATGCTTTTTAATGAGAGCTCTTTGAAGATGAATGCCCACATTGCAAAAACAGTCCCATTCATTAATAATCATACATGAAATTGGGTTTTACAAAAACAACCTTTCCTACATGCTGCAGCTTGAATTAATACAGTGACAATCAACGCGATACTCTCATACAAATGCGCGTTACACGACATTAATTTACTTAAGTAGGCTTGAACATGTACCAACATAATCAACGTAAAAGCAATGTCATAAAGCCGTAATCACACTTGTCTCTAATCAGGTATTATAGTTGGGATTAGATAAATATCCCATAGGTGATGTGTTTACAGTTTCAgataagaaagagagagcataaAGGCTGTTTTCGAGGACTAACATTTTTGACTCCAATAAGTGCCTTCAGTAAATCAAAGTAATACCACTGAGCAGTGTGGTTTTTATGGGACAAAGAGGACAACTCGGGCCTCTTTAGAGTGCTGCACATGTTTGTTCAGATCTAATCTTTTTCTGTTCATCCTGGTCAGTAAGACAACCACTGAACCACAGcagggagagggaaagagagagataaagagagagagggagagagagtgagtgagagagaaactGAAGGATGTCTTTGTGAATTCGGGTTCGTCTCCAGACAGACACGAGTGGCATCCTAATGTAAAACAGTGGCTTGAAATCTGAAAGTCTCTTCTTGGGACTGACGACACAGCCTTGGCCTCCGGGCAGCGCTGAGCTTGTTAGCtaccaaaaaagaaagaaaaaagcgaATGGGAGATGAGAGAGAAATAACGAGAAACAAATATTTCTACTTCCTAGGGTCAGCCTTTTCTTTTACACTATACGCTACCTTTTCTGGTTAACTGCCCCCAAGACCTCCTCTGCAAGAATGCATGGGGAAACCAAGCGTCGCTGatgtcttttgttgttgtgatctTTTCCCTTGAAAACGACATCAAACGGAGGTAGTGGGAATAATAATTCCGATTGGAGATAAAGTTGTGGCTGTTTCTGACATTTCTCTTTCAAGAGAAGAATAACTTTAGGATTCAGGGAATGGGGGTGGGATATGGTTTCTGTGTACTTCATGGTCTGGTGTTTAAAGGTTAATGGGTCACGATGTATTTCTTGATAAAAAGACATAGCCTANNNNNNNNNNATATAAGTTCTCATTATGGAATAAGATGCTACATAATACATATCACTTTAACTTTACCCCTTGGCACACAAAGTGTCTTCCGACCTGTCTCGTGAGCACCCCCCGAAGTGCATCATCCTCCCCTTTTtaggaaaaaactaaaatcctCAGGTTTAAATAAGCAGAAAACACAATCTGCTTGCAGACTTAACCTCAAGCAGATGGTTAAgcttctccagaaatgattacatttctggaaaagaaaaaaatcaccacCACCAGTTCCATtgctttcctcttctttttaattaacGGAGTGAAGGATTAGTGGGCAGCTATCCGGGATCAACCGTTCTCCGACGGAAGAATACAAATgttttgtgataaataatccCAAAGCACTCCGACCGGCGGTCCCTCGGTGCCTGTTACATTAACATGCATTCCACGCAGCATTAAGCCGGTCTCACCCGCCCCTATCGCCTCGCTCACCCCATTGTCCGACAGAAAGACAGCCATTACTTTCTCTGAACTACCACTCAACAGCCACCTGGTGGATCATGGATGGTGAAGGACTAATGGCAGGAaacttttcatgttttctttcacaTTCTCAAAAGTAAGAAGTAGGCTATAAGTTTCAGTTTTTAAGGGATTTCAAGTTGAGCAGGTTTTATTTGACCCCAAATGTGCACACATGAGGCCAACAGATTCATTTCACCTCGTTTTTGATCGTGTGGCGCCATCTACTGGGTACTGCCCGACAGTGTAACAATATGTGGAAATAAGTACAGCTATTAACAATCTTGGTGACATCACAGCAACAGTGTGCTGAGCAACTGAAGGATCCCattaaaaaaggcatagtatgaaaagaaaagttcggtttctttcttcttctttttttgctcagCCACTAAAGAGAGGATTATTCCTGCAccaacattaatataaaatgcACAATGCAATCATAGTCAGCCATTTCAAACAGAACAACATACAGCTGCCCTTCATAATGTTGAGTTTTAAACTTACATCAAGGGTTACCTATTTAACCACTATAGTTTGCGTAAGAACATAAACCCATATCATAAAATCAACTCCACTCATCAACCACCAGTTCTTGGGGATTCATTGTGGAAATCAATGTGTTTCATCTTACAGTCTTCATCAGGCTCATTTGTGAAAATATACTCAAAGTGCCAATATTCAAAAACATATATCTGATATAGCCTACAATACACCTTAAACAGCAGGGCatttatacatactgtacatatgacTACAAATGAGTTGAGCATGTGGTGTTTGCTGACAGAGTGAGGATGAAGTGTGTTACCGGTGCTGGATTTGACAATTAGTCTACACAGCAGGCTATCAATCTATgtgaataaaagaaataatataataacccCTGTAGGGATCCCTCTCCCAGAACTTGCCTCTTACAAGCacttaatataaaaaagaaagccGGGGTAAAAACGCATTAAAAGCTAATTAATTGACATTTCCCGAAGCACATATCAGGATTTGCCAATTAATTCTCTGCCGTCGACACTTTAAACCATCAGAGGCCGTTATATGTTGTCTGTAGtgttttgggtcttttttttaatctgtggtTTTAGTGCGCCATCTACCGGATGTTGATCGGCACAACATATACCATGGCCAAAACACCATACAGTATTTCTACTGTAATCAGATGTATTGTCCTATCCAATAACCTGACTAACCGCGCAGCTGTGATCCAAAGCTTTACCTTTATTAtatctaaaactattatttctaTTATATCATcattgtaatgttttattgttgcaTTATTTATTGGTGCTTATTGTACAGACGAATGTATTGTGATTGTCATTAACCTTCTTTTTAGAGAATAGCCTTATACCAtatgtgattttattttatttttaggattAACATCAGGTGGGGGACATCTGACATGAATTGTCTCTGTCTTTTGAATAAATTATGTCCCTGACAAAAAAAACGACATTAAACTGGACAATCGGCAGTCGTGTCTATAATAGCCTCACCCGTTGTAAAAATtagtttgttcatttatttatgtattcaaTCATTATTGTTTCAGAGTAGGCCTATGTAATAACAGTGGGCTAAGGGCCTAATGACATCTGGAAAGCAGGACTTTACCAGACAGCGTAGAGAATCAGAATGGACTGCTTACAGTAACCGCGATTGTCAGTAGGCCTATCCGGTTTAAGTGCTTCAAATAATTGGCTAATTTTATGAAGTTTTGATCATTTTAACTACCTTATATTTCAGTACATAATAGCCTATACGTTGTGACTTTAACCACTCGATAGACCAACTCACTTTAAAGGAATTCATGTGATCATGTGGTGGCCAGGTCATGTCCATGGTAACATGTTGGGCCATACAGCGACTTCTTCTGGAGACAAGTGTGTCTGAGATGCTCTCACCCTTGACCAACACGTCCGTAACACCAACTAAAGTGACATGTTATTTCTAGGGAGGATACATCGCAATCAGAACAgtggaaatgtgttttattttttacataatttatatttatttttctaaatccGATTCGGAGTAGTCTATATAATGCTGGGCAAAGCACAAACGCCACGTGGTGGTTCACAGTGTGGGTTTAAGATCCTAAAATACAATATCATAACACAATCATAGTAGGCTAGATTATTTATTCtcaaatgtaacttttttattGGGATAATAGGGCTTTTAGCTTGTATTTCTGAGATAAAGAGCCTAACATAAGTATGAAGGAATAAGAGGAAAACACCGGGTAGTGCCCATGGTCAAACTCTTCAGCCGTTCATAGAGTCGAAACTTCAGTAACCATTGAGCTAAACCGATGCAACAAGATTGAGAATACAGCTTCcataaataatcaaaaaatcaaGCCTTTAGAAAAGGCCTTCCTTCCTACTGGATctcctttattttattattattttagtccTACGAAGTACAAATTCTCAAAATGTGCACGTGACTGAATCTGACTGTCTACTGCCAATGTATCTTTAAATATCGCTCGTCATATTCCGTAAATCTAAAGTGAAACCGGGCAAATTCACGTTATGCCCGGATTGAGTTTTGAATGACGTCATCCTTTTAGAAAAGGAATAGGCGGGTTATTACGTTGACACATAAAATCCACTAGAAGGAGCTAAAGACCAATAAAAGACGAGCCAAAGTACAATTTccacttttctctctgtctgtctgtctgatagACACACATGGGAATTAGGCCAACATATACGACAAAGAACGTGCTCTTGCCGTAATGATATATAGGTCTTTATACATACATTGTAAAttgttatgttttgtgtgtgtgtgtgtgtgtgtgtgtgtgtttgtgcgtgcgtgcgtgcgtttatgtgtgtgcgtgtgtgtgtgtgtgtgtgtgtgtgtgtgtgtgtgtgtgtgtgtgtgtgtgtgtgtgtgtgtgtgtgtgtgtgtgtgtgcggaggTGAGACAGAGGGAGGCAGAAGGCAAAGGGAAGTGaagagacaacaaaacaaagagatgTGTTAAAAGGAAGGGTGACTTCCATCTGCAATTAGCTCCACCTCATCACTCTCCACAGTGTCCATAATAACCTGCTGAACTCTGTCCAAAGTGTCATCACAATATCTATCAgaggagacaaagaaaaagagtaTTGGTGGTAGGCCAGGTGAGATAAAGAGATAGGTGCAAGATATCGTGGGGGAGGAAGGCAGGGGAGAGGAGATAAGAGAATACatagaaagaaaacacaaacatgttagAGACGCACAGTAGCAAAAGTAGTGAAGTGATAGAAAAATGAAGAGCGGGGAtagggagaaggagagggaggaaaagagggaaagagagagaatagagGGTTTCGTCCACATGCTCCTCAGCTGTGTAAACTGAAGGTCTCTGCTGCTTCTCCGATTCCCCCGAAGAAGGGGGATATTTATAGGAGGCTGGCAGTGGCAGTAAATGGACCCTTGCTCTGTCACACCcactaatattattattaatattactttATATGCgcaaaaatggaaaatgtcagCAACCTGAGAGGCCTGTAGAGACAGTGCGTGCATGTACTATGTCTCACACCCtgtaaatgcatgtgtgtgtctatgtccTCATGTTCGTGAGAAAGTGTCTGTTAGTGAGACAAAGCATTTATATGAAAGGGCAAAAAAGAGAAGCAAGAAGACAGAATTAGAGGGAGTACAGAAAAACAGGGAGAAGTTGGCATGTATCGAGGGGTGTAACCTGATCTACTGAACTTATTAGAGCTGTCAAAGggtgagagaaaaaagagagtaagagaaaaatagaatagaaagaaagcaagagagaggtGGAGTAGGGctagacagacacagacatgagCACATATTCCAGCTCCAGATTATAAGATTCCCGCAAGATGTAGACGTGTTGAaacagactacacacacacacatacacacgtgcaCAAAGACTCAAACACAGGTCCAGGTCTACCTGGTAACAGATGCAAACTCAggcacacatgcagaaacacaaacagtctgATAGACATAACAGACATGCAcgcgcatgcacacatgctGGGAAGAGAGGAAATTCCAGAGGGAACAGGTGGGAGTGGCGATAGCAATCTATCAAGATGACTTTGATCTTCCCCATGCCTCTGTCACCACTGCTGAAATACACTGGATGGATCAGGCCTGTCTCCAATTAATCACATGATGTGCATAAGCACGCACAGATGTAATACCAGCACCACAGTAAAAATGTAGTTTTGATTGAGTGAGTACACATCAGGTTGTATTTGCACAttgaaaacaagcagaaatgCATCCTGAGTCATGCAAAGCTGCTTTTTTGTTTACCCATGCTTCCTTATGTTCTGTCCAAAGTAAAGCAGAGACAGGCGAACAGTGGCATCTCTTTTTTTGAAGTGGTGTATTCAGTGAGAGAAAGTGATTTGAAGGGGACAGTGTTGAGAGAGAAGCTCCAGGGAGTTCAGCTATACCTGAAACATTGCAAACAACATCATGTGAATGTTTGGGTCTCAATCAGTGAAATAAAGCGTACGTAAATCGTCATCATTTTAAACACAATCTAATTTAATGATTACGTTTATATTTCTCGTGATTTCAACAAGATGATCTGAGATGTGagggaaggaagaaaaacaagagaaaggaaaaaaggaagggagaaaggagacagagaggagacagagacatgGCTCTGGCTCAGTTTCTACTGAGGACAGAAGTCAAAGCtcaagtgtgtgtgagtttctTTGTGTGGATGTGCATGCGtgcacatgtgtatgtgtgtcctcAGGGTGACCTGAACCTTTGGGCATATTAAACAAAATCATTCAGTACAATGTCTCAtcacaagaaagaaaatacaagaaTGTTCATATTATCAaccgcgtgtgcgtgtgtgcgagtgtgtgagtgtgtgtgtgctgtggacGAGTGCCAATGCTGAGATGAGGGTGGAGAGCCCCGGCCTAAGGGGCCACAAAGACAGTTGATTGACAAGCCTGTGCCTGTGTTACCCTCATTCCAAATCATCATAATCACAGCACTTTTCTTTTGTCTTATACCATAATTTCCTTTCCTTTGCTTCCTTCCCTTCTCTCGTTATCTTCTGCACCCTTCTCCCAACCATCCCTCTTTTCTCCACTTCCCTATTTCCTCCAGGTCTTTTTATTAGGAGGTGTGCGTATATTAATGACCCCCTCGGTAATTAGCTACCTTAAAGCATAAAAAGGCATGAGTGGAGGCCTGCCCATGAACAGGTTTGCACATAAACACATTGGTCAGCTCACAGTGTATTCCATGGCCAAAACATGAGAGCAATCGAGAAAACATGCAACAAGGAAAAAAGTAAATTGTGACGGAAACCATTTGCAGAAATTATTCATTTCCctcctttttatgttttccttGTGCTGACTTTacacccctccctctccccagtCTCCCACTTTTACTCTCACTCTTTTCCTCTTGCACATTCCACTCCATTTTGCATATCTCTTACCCCCCCTTACCTCACTACTTATAAAACAACTCTCCTTCCCCCcctcattctctctttttctctctctctctctctctcagtctcttgctctctctttctctcgccaCCTCATCTCTGCCCTCCCCTAACTACCTGACATTGTGGCTTGATGCCCAATGAGTCACACCTCTGCTAAAATCatcagagatggagggagggaggagggagcaaaagaaagaaattgtcagggagagagaaaaagcaggAGAGTGTGACagagaaaaatatagaaaataaaaatgggagGAGAGAAAGTTAGAGAGGCAGAAAGAGTGAGCCTCGGGGGAGAGAAAAGAGCATAGAGTGCGTTTAACTTTTTGACTCCAGTAGTCAGTGTGTGCTTGTCAGTAACAGTTAGCCTGTAGACAACAACACTTTCCACACACTGCTTAGGCACACATGTATGCACAgatacacacgtacacacagcCATACACAAACATAGCCACGCAATGACATCTTGCATGAGCCCACCTGCATGCtctgcaggcacacacacacacatagagcaATCAGACATGCAAACAAACCAGAGTAGAAAGTGTGGCTGCAGCCCTGCTACTCTCCATCAGCCTCCCCCACCCGCTCTAGTCGTTGCCCTTGGTTACCACACAAACACTCCCTGTTGGGCAACACTGGGAGTCAGGAGAGGACGTACATGGATCACACACCTCCCCAAGCACTTTGAGTTTGAAAGCAGTtgtatgtgaggatgtgtgcaagtgtgtttgCACATTTTGTGCATATGTTTCAGGCGTGAGTTGTGGTGCTTTTGCATAACCAGATTTTACTTTTATCAAAATCTACCCATGCAGAAAATATTTCCAGAAATATGTGTGGTGAATGTGggatagatgtgtgtgtgatttgtccAGAAAACAAGGGATCACTAGATCCAAAACCTGACATAATTATGTTATCCagagtacaaaaataaaaaaataaaaatttgggTAGGACATAAAAATATTGTTTACTACAGTAAGTCTGCCTCATCCTCTGATTTTACTTATGCCGACCCTTATCCCTGAACTGTGACCTCTGCTTGCTCGTCACAGTGGGGGCGTGGGGCTTTAATGAGGCTTGTGTTTTATGAACCCTGAGGGATCGCTGCAGGCTGTGTGGATGTTGCTGTGTGCCACGTGCCTGTCATCATTCAGCAGTGTTGTTTTTGAACAGTTCTGTGCCTCAGTCAAACAAGCTTATGCTTCTGACAGATGGGCTTGCTCTTATTGATGTTTTCGATTGGTCTGTTGAAAAGTAAATCTTCTTTCTTTAAGATCCTCAGGTTGGCTTATTATCATACGTCCAGATTGAAGGGAATGAAGTTGGTTTCATGTTTCTTTTATCTTCGGTTTTGCATTGAGGGATTCGTTTTGATTTTAGGGAAACTGAAAGACTACAGCTGAAGACTTTTTAGTACCTCAACAAATGGCACAATCTATTCTACTTTGATGGGGTCAATCCTAACTGAAGCCGCAGGCTTAGGAAGCGGAACAGGCCTCTACCCATAGCTGTAATGTTTTTAAAGCCATACCAGCCAGCCACAAAGCTCCGTTTGCCCTTTGTACAGAACACACCAGACAAACCTTGGAAGCCATCCACCGCAAAGCACATTCCcaaagtatttcttttttcttcttttttttacaagtgtGGGATGGGGTCGAACAACAATTACGGTAAAATGTGACTAATATGTCACAGACAtgctggtgtgtttttttctgacctactcattctttttttcccttttccatctatcctcttctctcttcttgaAAATGCTTCACTTCAAACCCCTGTAATTACAAACAAAAGCGCTGACTCTTCTCCAGCTGAAACAATGATAGTGATGGAGAgtagtaagtgtgtgtgtgtgcgtgtgggtctTCTTCAAAGCGGCATTGACGTTGATGGGTGTAGAGAAATAtgtggaggacagagaggattAACACAATCTGGGCATAAAGCCCCACaactaagagagagagagagagagagagagagagagagagagagagagagagagagagagagagagagagagtgtgtgtgtgtgtgtgtgtgtgtgtgtgtgtgtgtgtgtgtgtgtgtgtgtgtgtgtgtttgtttgtgtgtaatgtgtgt from Etheostoma spectabile isolate EspeVRDwgs_2016 chromosome 10, UIUC_Espe_1.0, whole genome shotgun sequence harbors:
- the si:ch73-233f7.1 gene encoding protocadherin-10, which encodes MDHRLPKGSWVPVTGLVVCLLLCACVVDLVLAQIRYSIPEELEHGAFVGNIAEDLGLDVAKLSARRFRIVSGAKRQYLEVNLENGILFVNEKIDREDLCERSPSCFLHLQVVIENPLELYRVEVEILDVNDNSPSFPWSEFNLDITESAAPGSCFPLESAQDQDVGTNSLRSYQLSANEHFVLNIQTRNDGSKFAELVLDTPLDREQQKKHEMVLTAFDGGSPERSGTALITVTVLDANDNVPVFDRSVYRASLVENAPRGTLVLKLNATDLDEGSNGEVTYAFSGHAPLKVRELFSVDPYTGEIRVKGIVDYEKSSVYELYVQAKDRGPLAVAVHSKVLVDILDVNDNAPEVILTSVSTPVQEDAPPGTVIAVISVMDRDSGENGNVDCQIPSNVPFQLHSSFKNYYTLVTSEFLDRETVSEYNITLTARDLGSPSLSTRKTILVQVSDINDNPPRFSQPSYTVYVTENNAPGASICSVTAFDPDSNQNAYLSYSILEGQIQGMPVSTYVSINSDNGNIYALRSFDYEQLRNFQILVQAQDAGFPPLASNITVNVFVLDQNDNAPVIVSPLPKNGTVATEVVPRSVDAGYLVTKITALDADAGQNSRLSYQVLQATDPGLFSVALYTGEIRTIRRLVEKDATRQRLVILVKDNGQPPLSATVSILLTVVDSVPESLSDFGDLTLSPQPPSNLALYLIVSLSTISLIFLVAIIVLAVIKCYKDRETISGYNLPPLACCCCGGFQPDPPPEVFKKSNLNLQISSTAKVPTNCMEVNGNSSLSQSYCYKVCLTPESAKSDFMFLKPCSPGSTPRNNEAKSAENSWNAQSRSASVNNGATTPNELKQPNTDWSLTKNQNSSIKSYNSINMDGTLMRKAMHADPENYVTSMGPGQYWTWGTHMRGMKDYKMSPSTTGVPSRPWTPRCTPPPQQQQPSIPPHPHLHPPPHPPPDYHHNVYIPGTPSGFCTLRPAAPRSELDVHNSFSTFGKKRRLQMSPQGEAAIINNDLYND